A single genomic interval of Bradyrhizobium sp. sBnM-33 harbors:
- a CDS encoding TonB-dependent receptor yields the protein MTFKKKRAFHIGGASWLLLCAAGTAAMAQGAASPTASTHLPEITVTAPSPIVRRKPVPVRTPARVARAAPGQNRERAPEPQPAPVAAAPQQGVLPVVTDQFATVTVVPNEEIRRQGTAQLGDLLFSKPGITGSTFAPGASSRPIIRGLDVNRVGIIENGTNAGGASDLGEDHFVPVDPLATNQVEVIRGPAALRYGSTSIGGVVSATNNRIPDALPSCAATPFQTYGLPAKAPLANVGSPSCVTVETRTAVSSVDRGVDGGILIDAGGGNFAVHADAYGRKASDYSIPSYPYLFDQTRPVNGRQPNSAMQAAGASIGGSYIFDGGFIGAAITQNDTLYRIPGIEPSDHQSRIDARQTKFTAKGEYRPDGAAIDAIRFWAGATDYKHNEIALADPADFSSLGVRQTFTNKEQEGRVEVQMAPFNARFAAVTTAFGLQAGHQELTGSSPDDPGSPLNGLFDPNKNNRVAGYVFNELKFTDSTKAQIAGRIEHVSLSGTTPAFIPELFDLNANPGDVGPPTARNLSFTPKSASIGLIQDLPGQLVASITAQYIERAPKPAELFSRGPHEATVTFDIGNPNLGIETAKSIEIGLRRATGPFRFEATAYYTKFNGFIYRRLTGNTCEDVACVGPADPAFPLELNQAIYSQRDATFRGGEFQSQLDVGPLYGGTWGIENQFDVVRATFDDGTNVPRIPPVRVGGGLFWRDANWLTRINLLHAFAQNDIAPIGETSTAGYNLLKAEISYKTKLDSSWFGAREMMVGLVGNNLLNENIRNSASFNKDEVLLPGIGVRAFANLKF from the coding sequence ATGACATTCAAGAAGAAACGTGCGTTCCACATCGGTGGGGCTAGCTGGCTATTGCTGTGCGCAGCGGGCACCGCCGCGATGGCGCAGGGCGCGGCATCGCCAACCGCTTCGACACATCTGCCCGAAATTACCGTGACGGCGCCGAGCCCGATCGTGCGGCGCAAACCCGTGCCCGTACGAACGCCGGCGCGCGTCGCCCGCGCAGCGCCCGGCCAGAACCGCGAGCGCGCGCCAGAACCGCAACCGGCCCCCGTCGCCGCCGCGCCCCAGCAGGGCGTGCTGCCGGTCGTGACCGACCAATTCGCAACCGTTACCGTCGTGCCCAACGAGGAGATCCGCCGCCAAGGCACCGCCCAGCTTGGCGATCTACTGTTTTCGAAGCCCGGCATTACCGGCTCAACCTTCGCGCCCGGTGCCTCGAGCCGGCCGATCATCCGGGGCCTCGACGTCAATCGCGTCGGCATCATCGAGAACGGCACCAACGCTGGCGGCGCCTCCGATCTCGGCGAAGACCATTTCGTGCCGGTCGATCCATTGGCGACAAACCAGGTCGAAGTCATCCGTGGTCCGGCGGCGTTGCGCTACGGATCAACATCGATCGGAGGCGTCGTCAGCGCGACCAACAATCGCATCCCGGACGCCCTGCCTTCATGCGCGGCCACACCATTCCAGACCTACGGACTGCCGGCGAAGGCGCCGCTCGCAAATGTGGGATCACCTTCCTGCGTCACGGTCGAAACCCGAACGGCCGTCAGTTCCGTCGACCGCGGTGTCGATGGCGGCATCCTGATCGATGCCGGCGGTGGCAATTTCGCTGTTCATGCCGACGCCTATGGCCGCAAGGCCAGCGATTACAGCATTCCGAGCTATCCGTATTTGTTCGACCAGACCCGCCCGGTCAACGGCCGGCAGCCCAATTCGGCGATGCAGGCGGCTGGTGCATCGATTGGCGGCTCCTACATCTTCGATGGCGGATTTATCGGCGCGGCGATCACGCAGAACGACACGCTGTACCGCATTCCCGGAATTGAGCCCTCCGATCACCAGTCCCGGATCGACGCGCGCCAAACCAAATTCACGGCCAAGGGCGAATACCGGCCGGATGGGGCGGCGATCGACGCCATCAGGTTCTGGGCAGGCGCCACCGATTACAAGCACAACGAGATCGCGCTCGCCGATCCCGCCGACTTCTCGTCCCTTGGCGTGCGGCAGACCTTTACCAACAAGGAGCAGGAAGGGCGTGTCGAGGTGCAAATGGCGCCGTTCAACGCGCGCTTTGCCGCTGTGACGACCGCCTTCGGTTTGCAGGCCGGGCATCAGGAACTGACGGGATCAAGCCCGGACGATCCGGGCAGCCCGCTTAACGGGTTGTTTGATCCTAACAAGAATAACAGGGTCGCCGGCTATGTCTTCAACGAGTTGAAGTTCACTGACTCAACCAAGGCGCAGATCGCGGGTCGTATTGAGCATGTCAGTCTCAGCGGAACGACGCCGGCATTTATTCCGGAGCTGTTCGACCTCAATGCCAATCCCGGCGACGTAGGCCCGCCTACGGCGCGCAATCTGAGCTTCACGCCGAAGAGCGCGAGCATCGGCTTGATCCAGGATCTTCCAGGTCAACTGGTCGCAAGCATCACCGCTCAATACATCGAGCGCGCGCCCAAGCCGGCGGAATTGTTTTCGCGCGGACCGCACGAAGCAACTGTCACCTTCGATATTGGCAATCCCAATCTCGGCATCGAGACCGCCAAATCGATCGAGATCGGACTACGGCGCGCCACCGGCCCCTTCAGGTTCGAGGCGACGGCTTACTACACCAAGTTCAATGGCTTCATTTACCGCCGTCTCACCGGCAATACCTGCGAAGATGTCGCTTGCGTCGGTCCTGCGGACCCGGCTTTTCCCCTTGAGCTGAACCAGGCGATCTATTCGCAGCGCGACGCTACCTTCCGTGGCGGTGAGTTCCAGAGTCAGTTGGACGTCGGGCCGCTCTACGGCGGCACCTGGGGCATCGAGAACCAGTTCGACGTCGTCCGCGCAACCTTCGACGACGGCACCAATGTCCCGCGCATCCCGCCCGTGCGCGTGGGCGGCGGCCTGTTCTGGCGCGATGCCAATTGGCTCACGCGGATCAATCTGCTGCACGCCTTCGCCCAGAACGACATCGCCCCGATCGGCGAGACGTCAACGGCAGGCTACAATCTGTTGAAGGCAGAGATCAGCTACAAGACCAAGCTTGATTCTTCCTGGTTCGGCGCACGCGAGATGATGGTCGGCCTCGTCGGCAACAACCTGTTGAACGAGAACATTCGCAATTCGGCGTCCTTCAACAAGGACGAGGTCCTGCTGCCGGGCATCGGTGTGCGGGCATTCGCGAACTTGAAGTTCTAG
- a CDS encoding DUF2946 family protein, whose product MNWFRKHLKHGSRLALFALAIQFALSCGHFHAAATQAPPAVQSGLVGANLAVVTPVAAGDVHPEAAQPQQPAGHDDDQHTANTCAICAVLSLANNFLFITPPVLQLPGAVELLYLVTGAEFAHLGSSHLAFQSRAPPAS is encoded by the coding sequence GTGAACTGGTTCCGAAAACACCTCAAGCACGGCTCGCGGTTGGCGCTGTTTGCGCTCGCGATCCAGTTTGCGCTGTCGTGCGGGCATTTTCACGCGGCGGCCACGCAGGCCCCACCGGCCGTTCAAAGCGGGCTGGTCGGCGCAAATCTTGCGGTCGTCACGCCCGTTGCTGCAGGAGATGTGCACCCCGAAGCCGCGCAGCCGCAGCAGCCTGCGGGCCACGATGACGACCAGCACACGGCCAATACCTGCGCGATCTGCGCCGTCCTCTCCCTGGCCAACAATTTCCTGTTCATCACGCCGCCCGTACTGCAGTTGCCGGGGGCTGTCGAACTTCTGTACCTGGTCACCGGCGCTGAATTCGCGCACCTCGGCTCGTCTCATCTCGCGTTCCAGTCTCGCGCACCGCCCGCCTCCTGA
- a CDS encoding IS4 family transposase: MLSAATMVTVIDDREGDIYAKWASVSASNFHLLTRSMHDRVLADGASMYATASSWPVVDTATIDVVARADRPARQAKLVLRFGRVTLRRPQNASADLPRTVELALVEVVEVDPPAGVEPLHWYLLTTHDVNDVASAWQIVNWYKKRWIIEQLFRLIKTQGLQLEDSRIETADRLLKLTAIAAKAAVVILQLVQARDGRSAEPASNAFNKEQIKLLAALATKYEGRTKLQSNPHRPQTLAWASWIIARLGGWDGYPRTKPGPITMRHGLQYFLGVASAWETLKDV, from the coding sequence GTGCTCTCTGCGGCCACGATGGTCACGGTGATCGACGATCGCGAGGGCGACATCTATGCCAAATGGGCGAGCGTATCGGCCTCAAACTTCCATCTGTTGACGCGGAGCATGCATGATCGCGTGCTGGCCGACGGTGCAAGCATGTATGCCACCGCCAGCAGTTGGCCCGTCGTCGACACTGCCACCATCGACGTTGTGGCGCGTGCCGATCGGCCCGCCCGACAGGCCAAGCTGGTGCTGCGGTTCGGTCGGGTCACCCTCAGAAGGCCGCAGAACGCGTCTGCCGACTTACCGCGGACAGTCGAACTCGCTTTGGTCGAGGTCGTTGAAGTCGATCCGCCAGCGGGCGTCGAGCCGCTGCACTGGTACCTGCTGACGACCCATGACGTGAACGATGTCGCGTCTGCCTGGCAGATCGTCAACTGGTACAAAAAGCGTTGGATTATCGAGCAGCTGTTCCGCCTGATCAAAACGCAGGGGCTGCAACTCGAAGACAGCCGGATCGAAACCGCCGATCGGCTGCTCAAGCTCACCGCGATCGCCGCCAAGGCTGCCGTCGTGATCCTGCAACTGGTTCAGGCTCGCGACGGACGCAGCGCCGAACCTGCCAGCAACGCGTTCAACAAAGAGCAGATCAAGCTGCTCGCCGCACTGGCCACCAAGTACGAAGGCAGAACCAAACTCCAAAGCAATCCACATCGCCCGCAAACCTTGGCTTGGGCCTCATGGATCATTGCTCGCCTCGGCGGATGGGATGGATACCCTCGCACCAAACCCGGCCCCATCACCATGAGGCATGGCCTCCAATACTTCTTGGGCGTGGCTTCCGCCTGGGAGACCCTCAAAGATGTGTGA
- the zigA gene encoding zinc metallochaperone GTPase ZigA, which yields MRKLPVTVLSGFLGAGKTTLMNHVLNNRQGLKVAVIVNDMSEVNIDADLVRDGGANLSRTDEKLVEMTNGCICCTLRDDLLKEVRALAESERFDYLLIESTGISEPLPVAATFDFRSEDGESLSDVASLDTMVTVVDAANLLKNYSSTVFLADRGESLGESDRRTLVDLLVEQIEFADVIVLNKIDAASQGERDSARMIIRSLNPEADIIETNFSNAPLERILNTGRFDFERAQQHPLWFKELYGFADHRPETEEYGVKNFVYRARRPFEPAKFHQFLKESWPGVIRAKGHFWIATRPQWLGELSQAGAIVRTEGLGFWWANVPVDRWPDDPFWRQSLKKNWSEVYGDRRQEIVFIGTNMDQEAITARLDACLVSGKPGMRVAEWSGLVDPFPRWRRAAEAA from the coding sequence ATGCGAAAACTCCCCGTCACCGTCTTGTCCGGCTTCCTCGGGGCTGGAAAGACAACTTTGATGAATCACGTGCTCAACAATCGCCAAGGCCTGAAGGTTGCGGTGATTGTGAACGACATGAGCGAAGTCAACATCGACGCAGACCTCGTCCGCGATGGCGGTGCGAACCTCTCGCGGACTGACGAAAAGCTGGTCGAGATGACCAACGGTTGCATCTGCTGCACGCTGCGCGACGATTTGTTGAAGGAAGTGCGGGCGCTCGCCGAGAGCGAACGGTTCGACTATTTGCTGATCGAATCCACCGGCATCTCGGAACCGCTTCCGGTCGCGGCGACCTTCGATTTCCGGTCCGAAGACGGAGAAAGCCTGTCCGACGTGGCAAGCCTCGACACGATGGTCACGGTCGTCGATGCCGCCAATCTGCTGAAGAACTATTCCTCTACCGTGTTTCTGGCGGATCGCGGTGAGTCGCTCGGCGAAAGCGACAGGCGCACACTGGTGGATCTCTTGGTCGAGCAGATCGAATTTGCCGATGTGATCGTACTCAACAAGATCGATGCGGCGTCGCAGGGAGAACGCGACTCCGCCCGAATGATTATCCGGTCTCTAAATCCCGAGGCCGATATCATCGAGACCAATTTCTCCAATGCACCGCTGGAGCGCATTCTCAATACCGGCCGTTTCGATTTCGAGCGCGCGCAGCAACACCCGCTGTGGTTCAAGGAGCTTTATGGCTTTGCAGACCATAGGCCCGAGACCGAAGAATACGGCGTCAAGAACTTCGTCTATCGCGCGCGACGGCCGTTCGAGCCTGCGAAATTTCACCAATTCCTGAAAGAAAGCTGGCCTGGCGTCATCCGCGCCAAGGGACATTTCTGGATCGCAACTCGCCCGCAATGGCTTGGCGAATTGAGCCAGGCCGGCGCGATCGTCCGAACCGAAGGGCTGGGCTTCTGGTGGGCGAATGTGCCGGTAGATCGGTGGCCGGACGATCCGTTCTGGCGACAATCGCTCAAGAAGAACTGGAGCGAGGTGTACGGTGATCGCCGGCAGGAGATCGTCTTCATCGGCACGAATATGGATCAGGAGGCGATCACGGCACGTCTTGATGCGTGCCTTGTTTCAGGAAAGCCGGGAATGCGCGTTGCGGAATGGTCCGGGCTCGTCGATCCATTCCCGAGGTGGCGACGCGCGGCCGAGGCTGCGTAG
- a CDS encoding DUF4159 domain-containing protein, which translates to MAALPLSFAQPLLLLGLLSLPVLWWLLRVMPPRPRRIEFPPTRLLFDIRPREETPSRTPWWLTALRLAAAALVILAAAGPIWNPQTAVGGSNAPLVILLDDGWSAAASWDTRIKSADELIANADNDRRGVALVPLSEPARDITLMPAGTARVALRQIAPKPHSIDRVETLGALDRFLKATGDAEIAWLSDGVDTGRGAEFVENLGKTIGERKLTVFEGGAAPAQALVAAENAAAKMTVKVLRTTGGVAAGVVRATDAKGSPIGEARYAFGMQDRESEAAFDLPVELRNDISRLEISGERSAGAVQLLDKRWRRRAVGVVTGATSDTAQPLLASTFYLTRALSPFADVRLGDRGAPQQVIAQFLDQRLPMIVLADVGTLSPEIRERLNAWIDQGGVLVRFAGPRLAQADDDLVPVKLRRGGRTLGGSLTWEKPQHLASFAADAPFAGLAVPKDVTVNRQVLAEPDAVLATKTWASLEDGTPLVTGEHRGRGIVSLFHVGADSRWSDLPMSGSFVEMLRRLVDMSGYTTKPGAGVASEATNVETVAPLRTLDGFGAFGPPPSTAKPMPADYRDRATSDHPPGFYGPADGPIAVNTLASADRIAPLDTSSLRAQRASYTNAEPRDLRGILLSSSLVLFLIDAVVVAMLGAGLAALWRRRTAAATVLLALILSASSIAPSPTRAQGNDEFAMKAVSQTRLAYVVTGNADVDSIVKAGMAGLTLFLAQRTALEAGDPVGIDPAKDELAFFPLIYWPVVPGAPKPPQDAINRIDAYMKQGGTVLFDTRDAVEAPPGENGASQTSGMRTLREILSSLDVPELEPVPREHVLTKTFYLLRDFPGRFTSGQTWVETLPREDEDETASRPARGGDGVSPIIITSNDLAGAWAHRPDGQPMLPLTPNEPRQREFAFRSGVNIVMYTLTGNYKADQVHVPALLERLGQ; encoded by the coding sequence ATGGCAGCCCTCCCCTTAAGCTTTGCGCAACCGCTGCTTCTGCTGGGCCTCTTGAGCCTGCCGGTGCTGTGGTGGCTGTTGCGCGTGATGCCGCCGCGGCCAAGACGGATCGAGTTTCCGCCGACGCGGCTGTTGTTCGACATCAGGCCCCGGGAAGAAACCCCGTCGCGCACGCCATGGTGGCTGACGGCGCTGCGCCTCGCCGCCGCGGCGCTGGTCATCCTTGCCGCCGCCGGCCCGATCTGGAATCCACAGACCGCGGTCGGCGGCAGTAACGCGCCGTTGGTGATCCTGCTCGACGACGGCTGGAGCGCGGCTGCAAGCTGGGACACCCGGATCAAGTCCGCTGACGAACTGATCGCCAATGCCGACAATGACCGCCGCGGCGTGGCGCTGGTTCCGCTCTCCGAACCCGCGCGCGACATCACGCTGATGCCGGCCGGTACCGCGCGCGTCGCGCTGCGCCAGATTGCACCAAAGCCCCATTCGATCGACCGCGTCGAGACGCTCGGCGCGCTCGACCGCTTCCTGAAAGCCACTGGCGACGCCGAGATCGCGTGGCTGTCCGACGGCGTCGATACCGGGCGCGGCGCCGAATTCGTCGAGAATCTCGGCAAGACCATCGGCGAGCGCAAGCTGACGGTGTTCGAGGGCGGCGCGGCGCCTGCGCAGGCGTTGGTCGCCGCCGAAAACGCCGCGGCCAAGATGACGGTCAAGGTGCTGCGCACCACCGGCGGCGTCGCAGCCGGCGTGGTTCGCGCGACCGACGCCAAGGGCTCGCCGATCGGCGAGGCGCGCTACGCTTTCGGCATGCAGGACCGCGAAAGCGAAGCGGCGTTCGATCTGCCGGTCGAACTGCGCAATGACATTTCGCGACTGGAAATTTCGGGTGAACGATCGGCCGGCGCGGTGCAATTGCTCGACAAGCGATGGCGGCGGCGCGCCGTCGGCGTCGTCACCGGCGCGACCAGCGATACCGCCCAGCCGCTATTGGCATCGACTTTCTATCTGACCCGCGCCCTGTCGCCATTCGCCGACGTGCGGCTCGGCGACCGCGGCGCGCCGCAACAGGTGATCGCGCAATTCCTCGATCAGCGGCTGCCGATGATCGTGCTCGCCGATGTCGGCACGCTGTCGCCGGAAATCCGCGAGCGGCTGAACGCATGGATCGATCAGGGCGGCGTGCTGGTGCGTTTCGCAGGTCCCCGCCTGGCGCAGGCCGATGACGATCTGGTGCCAGTGAAACTGCGTCGCGGCGGCCGCACCCTCGGCGGCAGCCTGACCTGGGAAAAGCCGCAGCATCTGGCCTCCTTTGCCGCCGACGCTCCGTTCGCGGGCCTCGCAGTGCCCAAGGATGTCACCGTGAACCGGCAGGTGCTGGCCGAGCCGGATGCGGTGCTCGCCACCAAGACCTGGGCATCGCTGGAAGACGGCACGCCGCTGGTGACCGGCGAACATCGCGGCAGGGGCATTGTCAGCCTGTTCCATGTCGGCGCCGACTCGCGCTGGTCTGACTTGCCGATGTCCGGCAGCTTCGTCGAGATGCTGCGGCGGCTGGTCGACATGTCCGGCTACACCACGAAGCCCGGTGCTGGCGTTGCGAGCGAGGCGACCAATGTCGAGACGGTGGCGCCACTGCGCACACTCGATGGTTTCGGCGCATTCGGGCCACCGCCCTCGACCGCCAAGCCGATGCCCGCGGATTATCGCGATCGCGCCACATCAGACCATCCGCCAGGCTTCTACGGCCCGGCCGATGGCCCGATCGCGGTCAACACCCTAGCTTCGGCCGATCGCATCGCGCCGCTCGATACATCCTCGTTGCGCGCGCAGCGCGCCAGCTACACCAACGCCGAACCGCGCGATTTGCGCGGCATCCTGCTGTCATCGTCGCTGGTGCTGTTCCTGATCGACGCGGTCGTGGTCGCGATGCTGGGCGCGGGTCTTGCCGCTCTGTGGCGGCGGCGCACGGCGGCTGCCACCGTTCTACTGGCCCTGATCCTGTCTGCGAGTTCGATCGCGCCCTCGCCGACGCGGGCCCAAGGCAACGATGAGTTCGCCATGAAGGCGGTGTCGCAGACGCGCCTTGCCTATGTCGTCACCGGAAACGCCGACGTCGATTCCATCGTCAAGGCGGGCATGGCCGGACTGACGCTATTCCTGGCGCAGCGCACGGCGCTAGAGGCCGGCGATCCCGTCGGCATCGATCCCGCAAAGGACGAACTGGCGTTTTTCCCACTGATCTACTGGCCGGTGGTACCGGGCGCGCCGAAGCCGCCGCAGGACGCCATCAACCGCATCGACGCCTATATGAAACAGGGCGGCACGGTGCTGTTCGATACCCGCGACGCGGTCGAGGCGCCGCCGGGCGAGAACGGCGCGTCGCAGACGTCGGGCATGCGCACCTTGCGCGAAATTCTCTCCTCCCTGGACGTGCCTGAACTTGAGCCGGTGCCGCGCGAGCATGTGTTGACCAAGACGTTTTATCTGCTGCGCGATTTTCCCGGCCGCTTCACCTCGGGCCAGACCTGGGTCGAGACCCTGCCGCGCGAGGATGAAGACGAGACGGCCTCGCGCCCGGCGCGCGGCGGCGACGGCGTCTCGCCCATCATCATCACCTCGAACGATCTCGCCGGCGCCTGGGCGCATCGCCCGGACGGCCAGCCGATGCTGCCGCTGACGCCGAACGAGCCGCGCCAGCGCGAATTCGCCTTCCGCTCCGGCGTCAACATCGTGATGTACACCCTGACCGGCAACTACAAGGCCGACCAGGTCCACGTGCCGGCCCTGCTCGAACGGTTGGGGCAATGA
- a CDS encoding DUF58 domain-containing protein has product MAAETSHENREIVAIRRADGESRTLAASLPRLVLDARRIAANVIHGLHGRRRAGAGESFWQYRRFVSGEPSQNVDWRRSARDDHLYVREQEWEAAHTIWLWPDRSPSMAFASKGARDSKLERGLIVTFALAELLVSGGERVGIPGLMTPTASRNVIDKMAQAMLHDDAVRASLPPSFVPSALAEIVVLSDFWSPMSEIRTMLAGLSASGAHGTLIQVVDPAEETFPYAGRVEFVEPEGFGVITAGRAESWASDYVARVALHRDEIRSETNKLDWLFSTHTTSRSAAELLLFLHSGMMAAKGNVRGSTVKAGRSA; this is encoded by the coding sequence ATGGCCGCAGAGACCAGCCACGAGAACAGGGAGATTGTTGCGATCCGACGTGCCGATGGCGAAAGCCGAACGCTCGCCGCATCGCTGCCCCGTCTCGTGCTCGACGCCCGCCGCATCGCTGCCAACGTCATCCATGGCTTGCACGGCAGGCGCCGCGCCGGCGCCGGCGAGAGCTTTTGGCAATATCGCCGCTTCGTCTCCGGCGAGCCGTCGCAGAACGTCGACTGGCGGCGCTCGGCGCGCGACGATCATCTCTATGTCCGCGAGCAGGAATGGGAGGCTGCGCATACGATCTGGCTGTGGCCCGACCGTTCGCCGTCGATGGCATTTGCTTCCAAGGGCGCCCGCGACTCCAAGCTGGAGCGTGGCCTGATCGTGACATTTGCGCTCGCCGAACTCCTGGTTTCGGGCGGAGAACGCGTCGGCATTCCCGGCCTGATGACCCCGACCGCAAGCCGCAACGTGATCGACAAGATGGCGCAGGCGATGCTGCATGACGATGCGGTGCGCGCGAGCCTGCCGCCCTCCTTCGTGCCGTCGGCGCTGGCCGAAATTGTCGTGCTGTCCGACTTCTGGTCGCCGATGAGCGAAATCAGGACGATGCTCGCAGGGCTTTCGGCCTCCGGCGCCCATGGCACGCTGATCCAGGTCGTCGATCCCGCCGAGGAGACCTTTCCCTATGCCGGCCGGGTCGAATTCGTCGAGCCGGAAGGTTTTGGCGTCATCACTGCCGGCCGCGCCGAGAGCTGGGCCAGCGACTATGTCGCCCGCGTCGCGCTGCACCGCGACGAGATCCGCAGCGAAACCAACAAGCTCGACTGGCTGTTCTCGACCCACACCACCAGCCGGTCCGCCGCCGAACTGCTGCTGTTCCTGCATTCCGGCATGATGGCAGCCAAAGGAAACGTGCGCGGCTCAACGGTCAAGGCGGGGCGCAGCGCATGA
- a CDS encoding AAA family ATPase produces the protein MASADGVEKLEDAIVRSAEQVAGQIRAAKEAISTVIFGQERVIENTLVTILSGGHALLIGVPGLAKTKLVETLGITLGLDAKRIQFTPDLMPSDILGAEVLDESNSGKRSFRFISGPVFAQLLMADEINRASPRTQSALLQAMQEQHITVAGARHDLPKPFHVLATQNPLEQEGTYPLPEAQLDRFLMEIDVDYPDRDAERRILFETTGAEETLAKASMDAETLIAAQRLVRRLPVGDSVVEAILSLVRAARPDPEGGSDKLIAWGPGPRASQSLMLAVRARALLDGRLAPSIDDVLDLAEPILKHRMALTFSARAEGRTIPDVIRQLKTRIG, from the coding sequence ATGGCGAGTGCAGACGGTGTCGAGAAACTCGAGGACGCGATCGTCCGGTCGGCGGAGCAGGTCGCCGGCCAGATCCGCGCCGCGAAGGAAGCGATCTCCACCGTCATCTTCGGCCAGGAGCGGGTGATCGAAAACACCCTGGTGACGATCCTGTCCGGTGGCCACGCGCTCTTGATCGGTGTTCCCGGCCTCGCCAAGACCAAGCTTGTCGAAACCTTGGGCATCACGCTCGGACTGGACGCCAAGCGCATCCAGTTCACGCCGGACCTGATGCCGTCGGACATTCTGGGCGCCGAGGTGCTGGACGAGAGCAATTCCGGCAAGCGGTCATTCCGTTTCATCTCCGGACCGGTATTCGCGCAGCTCCTGATGGCCGACGAGATCAACCGCGCCAGCCCGCGGACGCAATCGGCGCTGCTGCAAGCCATGCAGGAACAGCACATCACGGTTGCGGGCGCGCGGCATGATCTCCCAAAACCGTTCCACGTGCTCGCCACGCAAAACCCGCTGGAGCAGGAAGGCACCTATCCCCTGCCCGAGGCGCAGCTCGACCGCTTCCTGATGGAAATCGACGTCGATTATCCCGATCGCGACGCCGAACGCCGCATCCTGTTCGAGACGACAGGCGCGGAAGAGACGCTCGCCAAGGCCTCGATGGACGCGGAAACCCTGATCGCGGCGCAGCGGCTGGTGCGGCGCCTGCCGGTCGGCGACAGCGTCGTCGAGGCGATCCTGTCGCTGGTGCGCGCCGCGCGACCCGACCCGGAAGGCGGCAGTGACAAGCTGATCGCCTGGGGGCCAGGCCCGCGCGCCAGCCAATCGCTGATGTTGGCGGTCCGTGCCCGCGCCTTGCTCGACGGCCGCCTTGCGCCGTCGATCGACGACGTGCTCGATCTCGCCGAGCCCATTCTCAAGCACCGCATGGCGCTGACCTTCTCGGCGCGCGCGGAAGGCCGCACCATTCCCGACGTAATCAGACAATTGAAGACGCGGATTGGTTGA
- a CDS encoding DUF1285 domain-containing protein, with the protein MAKQGQTSGQRHEGKDSDSKGLEGLTVAAREAVNRTQAGKGLPPVHLWNPPFCGDLDMRIAGDGTWFYMGTPIGRPALVRLFSTILKREDGKHFLVTPVEKVGIRVDDAPFLAVEMQNEAGDRGRLLRFRTNVDDWVPCDSAHRLRFEVAADGGLTPYLHVRADLWAKVTRALYYDLVDLGEERMVDGQPMFGVESGGEFFAMADAKQVRDAV; encoded by the coding sequence ATGGCGAAGCAAGGGCAAACCAGCGGCCAACGGCACGAAGGCAAGGATTCTGACAGCAAGGGGCTTGAAGGTCTGACGGTTGCCGCCAGGGAAGCCGTCAATCGCACCCAAGCCGGAAAGGGACTGCCTCCGGTCCATCTGTGGAATCCGCCGTTCTGCGGCGATCTCGATATGCGAATCGCAGGCGACGGTACGTGGTTCTACATGGGGACGCCAATCGGGCGTCCGGCGCTGGTGCGGCTGTTTTCGACCATTCTCAAGCGCGAGGACGGCAAGCACTTTCTCGTGACCCCGGTCGAGAAGGTCGGCATCCGCGTCGACGATGCGCCGTTCCTGGCGGTGGAGATGCAAAACGAGGCCGGCGATCGCGGCCGGCTGCTCCGCTTCCGCACCAATGTCGACGACTGGGTGCCGTGCGATTCCGCGCATCGCCTGCGCTTCGAGGTGGCCGCCGACGGTGGGCTGACTCCCTACCTGCATGTCCGCGCCGATCTGTGGGCGAAGGTGACGCGCGCGCTTTATTACGATCTGGTTGACTTGGGGGAAGAGCGGATGGTCGATGGTCAGCCGATGTTCGGCGTCGAGTCCGGCGGCGAGTTCTTTGCCATGGCGGACGCGAAGCAGGTGAGGGATGCGGTTTGA